One Bythopirellula goksoeyrii genomic window, TGATGCTATCTGTGCTGAGACGCATTTGGTAAGCGTCATGGCAGCAAACAATGAAACCGGGGTGTTGCAGCCGATTGATGAGATTGCGGAACTGTGTGCTTCGCACGCAGTAGCATTGCATACGGATGCCGCACAGTTGGTCGGCAAGCTGCCGGTAAACTTTTCCGAGCGCCGACTTACGGCATTGAGCTGCGCGGCACATAAGTTTCATGGGCCGGTGGGAATCGGCTTATTATTGGTGCGGCACGATGTGCAGATCACGCCGCAACTCTGGGGCGGGCATCAGCAGGCGGGATTACGGCCTGGCACGGAAACGGTTGCATTGGCCATGGGGATGCAAGTTGCTTTGGAAGTTTGGCATGATGCAGCGAATGCACGGCTTGAGCGGATGCAGAAGTTTCAGACTCGTTTCGAAGAGCAGATTGTGGCAGAGATTCCTTCTGCGACGACTATCGGGCGACTGGCTCCAAGGCTCCCAAGTACGTCGACGGTCGCATTTTCTGAGGTCGATCGGCAGGCATTTTTTCTTGCTTTGGATCATGCGGGGGTTGCATGTTCGACGGGGTCGGCGTGTGCTAGCGGGTCGAGTGAACCCTCTCCGGCACTGATGGCAATGGGGCTCCAAAAAGTGCTCGTGGAGTCCGCTTTGCGCTTCAGTTGGGGGGCAACGACAAAGGCTGAGGAGATCGACGAGGCTTGTCGACGTATCATTAAGGTGCACAACCACTTACGG contains:
- a CDS encoding cysteine desulfurase family protein is translated as MSYIAGMSESIYLDNNATTPMLPEVADAIHEASLRYGANPASQHRAGQEARRALENARERIAELLGGKTSGMDADRLIFTSGGTEANNLALLGVLGGLSPGHLITSAIEHPAVLGPIEQLERQGWRVTRIGADGNGVVLVDQLRDAICAETHLVSVMAANNETGVLQPIDEIAELCASHAVALHTDAAQLVGKLPVNFSERRLTALSCAAHKFHGPVGIGLLLVRHDVQITPQLWGGHQQAGLRPGTETVALAMGMQVALEVWHDAANARLERMQKFQTRFEEQIVAEIPSATTIGRLAPRLPSTSTVAFSEVDRQAFFLALDHAGVACSTGSACASGSSEPSPALMAMGLQKVLVESALRFSWGATTKAEEIDEACRRIIKVHNHLRR